The following DNA comes from Acidobacteriota bacterium.
AAGGGCTCGTTCGAGGGGAAGGTCCAGTGAGTGCTTTGCTGCTCTGCTCATCAACGGTCTTTCAGCCGGTTCTGGCCGGTTCTTTATACTGAAGAGCGGCTGTCAGCGCAAGGTTTCCGCCGCACTTCAGGCCAAAGCATCGACTCTTGCTTCTGCGACAGCCTTCCGCTAGAATTCTTTGCAGAATCGGTATTTAAAACTTAACCCGCTTTTCCTGAAGTGGGTAAGCTATTTGACCTGGAGCCCACGCTTGCCGATGAGGAGAGGTTGAAGAATGCTGGAAAGCATATACAGAGGATTGTCGCATCCGGGTCTTCCCTTGGACCCGACCATTCTGGATGCAATCACTTCGGAGCATGCACGGGGGGTGGTCGAGACTTTTTTGAACCGCTTCGACAGCACCCTTGAGCAGTCCGGCGACGGCTTGGCCTCTTGCCTGACAGGCTGGCTCGAACATAACGCGGCTCTGCACGACGTCTGGAACACAAGCTTCGGGGCCGTTGAGAGGCTGGCTTCGTCTGAGGACCCCTCTGCATCGAACGTGCTCTTCAGCGCAGCGCAACTGGCTCTTTCCATGATGGCGGCCGGGCTGGAAGGACGTTTCCAGGTCAAGTTTGAAGATCCCGTACGCCTCAGATTCGACCGTTGGTGCCTGCCCGCGGCCACCGGAGTTGCGGCCGAATGCGGCCGAGGATCCGTCGATATCAGGCTGGGCGATACCGGCGTGCGGCCACTGGCACTGCGCAGACCCAGCGGTTCCGCTTGGCGGCTGGAGCGCTCCGGCGGCGGCTTGGAAGAACTGACCCAGGTTCAGATGGGCGACAATCAGGTCACCTTCCTGTCCGATTCCGTTTTCGAGGGCGGATATGATCTCAACTTCCCCTTCCCCATCGATGCCTCGGGAGAGAAGACGGCGGCGGCCTGGCGGGCGGCCTTCCAACTGCTGGGAGAGCAGGCGCCGGAGTACCTGGACTGGGTGGACCGGGTCATCCAGGACATCATCCCGCTCAAGGTGCCCAACCAGGCCATGGTCAGCGGCAGCCACAACATGCACTGGGGCGAGGTCTTCATGACCTCGATTCTGGAACCGCTCAAGTTCGCCGAGATGCTGGTCCACGAGTCCAGCCACCAGTATTACTTGATCGGATGCATGCTCTCCAACGTGGAGGACGGTTCCGACCGCAAGCTCTACTATTCGCCCGCCAAGAAGAAGGAGAGGCCGCTGGACAAGATCCTCCTGGCCTACCACGCCTTTGCCAACGTCATCCTGATGTATCGCCGGTGCAGAGAGGCGGGGCTGGAGACTCGTGCCGAGGAAGCCAAGCTGTTGCCCGAAGTGGAAGAGCTGGAGAAGCCCCTGCGACAGACCCGCGGCTTAACCGAGCTGGGGGTTTCCCTGTGGCGGCCCCTAGCCCAGCGACTGGAGGAGAGCAGCTAGTGGGCATCTCCGCCATCGTTCTCAAGATAGCTTCCCGCTGCAACCTGAACTGCAGCTACTGCTATATGTACAACCATGAAGACCAAAGCTACCTGCAGCAGCCTAAGTTCATCAGCGACAGGGTCTTCGGTCATACCCTGGAGGCCATGCGGGATTATTGCCGGAGCCACGGTCAGCGCTCGATGGCTCTGATCTTTCATGGCGGCGAGCCCACTCTGGTCGGGGTCGAGCGGTTTCGGAAACTGGCCGCCCGCGCCAGGGAAGTGCTGGGCGAACGCCTTTCGCTGCTCGGCATTCAGACCAACGCCATACTGCTCACTCCTGAGTGGATCGACGCCTTCCGCCGCCATAACGTCGAAGTCCACGTGAGTCTGGACGGCCCTGCGGAGATTCATGACTCGGTGCGGGTCGATCATAAGGGCCGCGGCAGCCACGCCCAGACGGTGGCCGGAATCGAGCTTCTCATCTCGCAGGGAATGACTCCCAAGATCCTCTCGGTGGTCAACCCTGGCCGCTGCGGAGCCGC
Coding sequences within:
- a CDS encoding HEXXH motif-containing putative peptide modification protein, whose amino-acid sequence is MLESIYRGLSHPGLPLDPTILDAITSEHARGVVETFLNRFDSTLEQSGDGLASCLTGWLEHNAALHDVWNTSFGAVERLASSEDPSASNVLFSAAQLALSMMAAGLEGRFQVKFEDPVRLRFDRWCLPAATGVAAECGRGSVDIRLGDTGVRPLALRRPSGSAWRLERSGGGLEELTQVQMGDNQVTFLSDSVFEGGYDLNFPFPIDASGEKTAAAWRAAFQLLGEQAPEYLDWVDRVIQDIIPLKVPNQAMVSGSHNMHWGEVFMTSILEPLKFAEMLVHESSHQYYLIGCMLSNVEDGSDRKLYYSPAKKKERPLDKILLAYHAFANVILMYRRCREAGLETRAEEAKLLPEVEELEKPLRQTRGLTELGVSLWRPLAQRLEESS